In the genome of Paenibacillus pabuli, the window CCATCTGCCGCCACATCATGCCCACTTGCGAGCATGTTGATGGCACCGCAGTCCGTAATGACCAGACCGTCAAAGCCCCAGTCTTTTCGCAGAACATCATCCAGCAGTTCAGTATTAACCGTGCAAGGGATACCGTCGATTTCGTTATATGCCGGCATAATGGATTGAGCGCCTGCTTCAACCGCTTTGCGGAATGGATACAGATCTACTTCCAGCAGTTCACGCCAGCCCATATGCACCGGTCCCGCATTGCGTCCACCTTCCGAGCTGCCATAACCGACAAAGTGTTTCAGGGTTGCCGCTACCGCATCCTCTTGGTCCAAACGCTCACCCTGAAGTCCCTGCACGGAAGCAACAGCTAGCTCACCAATGAGATATGGGTCTTCACCAAAGCATTCCTCGGTACGCCCCCAGCGTGGATCTCGTACAACATCCAGCACCGGAGAATACGTTACCGCACCACCTTGAGCACGCGTCTCGCGAGCAACCGCCCGGCACATATCACGGTACAAATCCACGTTCCATGTACTTCCCAAGAGCAGGGGGACCGGATAAACTGTACCGTCAATCGCCATATGTCCGTGTGAGCATTCCTCTCCGATCAGAATGGGAATCCCCAGTCTGGAATGCTCTACAGCATGACGCTGAATGAGGTTTACGGCTTCAGCCCCTTCTCTGGCGGACAGTCCATTTTCAAGCGTAACACCCGTCCATGGATCTGCACGAAGCGCACCGTACAGGGAGCCTACGCCCCCGTTTTCCACTTGTTCTTTAAAGGATTCATTCAGCGAGATGTTCCCCTGATCATTTGTATATGTCTGCCAGCCAAAAGGCTGGATCAGTTGACCCGCCTTTTCCTCCGTGGTCATTAAGCTCAGCAGATGTTCTACTCGCTCTTCCACGGTTTTGCTCTTATCCTTATATATCATCATCCTTCGATGCCTCCATCTGTAGAAGTGATTTGGTTACTCTTTGACAGCTCCGACCGTCAGACCTTGTACAAAGTAACGCTGGAAGAACGGATAAGCGAAAATAATCGGTAATGTGGCGAGAACCACCATAGCCATCCGTGAAGTATCCTGCGGAATGGATTGCATCGCCGCCAGACTCATCGAGCTGTTCGCCGAGTTCTGTTGGATGAACTGGATGCTGGACTCGATCCGCATCAGCATGGATTGCAATGGTACAAGGTTAGGATTATCGATATATAACAGCGCATTGAACCAATCGTTCCAATAACCGAGCGTGCTGAACAGTCCGATTGTCGCCAGCCCTGGCAGCGATAATGGAATGACAATTTTCATAAACGTATAGAATTCTCCAGCTCCATCAATTTTCGCGGATTCTATGACCGCATCCGGCACACTGGTTGAATAGAACGTACGCAGGATCATGATATAGAAGGCATTCATTGCGAGCGGCAGAACCAATGCCCATATGCTATCTTTTAAATGAAGAAGTTGGGACACGACCATATAGGTCGGAATCATCCCGCCGTTAAACAACATGGTCAGTATGGCAAATATGGAGAAAAATCTCCGATAACGGAAGCTCTTGCGGGATATCGCATAAGCATACAGTGACATGAGGATCAGACTGATGATGGTACCCAGTACCGTCACCAAAATGGTTACCCCATAAGCACGCAGCAGCGTGTCTCCACTCTGCCACACAAACTGATAGGCTGCGAGACTCCATTCCTTCGGAATGAGTCGATATCCGTCACGGGCCAGTGCTTTCTCGTCCGTGAACGAGATGATCACTACAAACACGAAAGGAAATACACAGATTAAAGCGAATAGTCCGGCCAAAATATTCATAATGACGTTCCAGCCATTGGATACATGATGGAAGTCGCGTTTTTTTACGATTTGAGCCACAGTGGTTCACTCCTTTCCCTTATCCTAGAATAGGCTGCTATCTTTATCGATTTTGCGCACAACATAATTGGAAATGATAACAAGCACGAAGCCTACAACGGATTGATACAATCCGGCAGCGGTACTCATACCGATCTCACCACTTGTTTTCAAGCCACGATATACATACGTATCAATAACATTTGTAACGGCATACAGCGTACCCGAATCCCTTGGAACCTGATAGAAGAGACCAAAGTCGGCATAGAAAATCCGTCCCACAGCCAGCAATGTCATAATAATAATGATGGGAGAGAGCAATGGAATCGTAATGTTCCGAATCTGCTGCCACTTATTGGCGCCATCGATCATTGCCGCCTCATACAGCGACTTATCAATCCCCAGAAT includes:
- a CDS encoding carbohydrate ABC transporter permease, with product MNILAGLFALICVFPFVFVVIISFTDEKALARDGYRLIPKEWSLAAYQFVWQSGDTLLRAYGVTILVTVLGTIISLILMSLYAYAISRKSFRYRRFFSIFAILTMLFNGGMIPTYMVVSQLLHLKDSIWALVLPLAMNAFYIMILRTFYSTSVPDAVIESAKIDGAGEFYTFMKIVIPLSLPGLATIGLFSTLGYWNDWFNALLYIDNPNLVPLQSMLMRIESSIQFIQQNSANSSMSLAAMQSIPQDTSRMAMVVLATLPIIFAYPFFQRYFVQGLTVGAVKE